The following coding sequences lie in one Spinacia oleracea cultivar Varoflay chromosome 1, BTI_SOV_V1, whole genome shotgun sequence genomic window:
- the LOC110800403 gene encoding mitochondrial fission 1 protein A, whose translation MDAKIGKFFESIGNFFAAGDQIPWCDPETISGLEKEVSEAANASQEQRSECIMRLSWALVHSRRPEDVQRGIAMVEASLDNTGSGPLERREKMYLLAVGYYRSGDFARSRQLVEQCLEIAPDWRQALTLKKHVEDRIARDGVIGIGITATAVGLLVGGIAAAVARKK comes from the exons ATGGATGCGAAGATCGGTAAATTCTTTGAATCCATCGGAAATTTCTTCGCCGCCGGTGATCAAATTCCTTGGTGCGATCCTGAAACTATTTCT GGACTTGAGAAGGAGGTATCAGAGGCTGCTAATGCTAGTCAAGAACAGAGAAGTGAATGTATTATGAGGCTGTCATGGGCCCTTGTCCATTCAAGGCGTCCCGAGGATGTGCAGCGAGGGATAGCTATGGTTGAAG CTTCACTTGACAATACTGGCAGTGGTCCACttgaaaggagagagaaaatgtatCTGCTTGCTGTGGGGTACTACAGAAGTGGTGATTTTGCAAGAAGCAGGCAACTCGTGGAACAATGCTTGGAG ATTGCACCTGACTGGAGGCAAGCATTAACCCTGAAGAAGCATGTGGAAGATCGAATTGCTAGAG ATGGTGTCATTGGGATAGGCATCACAGCTACTGCAGTGGGACTTCTTGTTGGAGGAATTGCTGCAGCTGTGGCTCGTAAGAAGTGA